The window TGGTGAATTAATTTTATCCTCATACCCACTATATATACACACACAGTCTTGATATTctgtaaattttgatttaaaactcTAAATGAATTATATTCTTGccatcttcaaaaacaaaacaaatatgtgtTCAGTATGAATGAAATACGATACAACGCCCAAAAATGCATCTGACAGGGAACAACTACTACATATAAACTATTTACTGTTGATTGTGATacgttttttgttcttttgtttgtacatttcattCACATAATATCTTTGTTCAATGTTGTTTCTGTAAAGCAGTTAAGAGAAAGTATTGTCAGGATGGGCTCCGGTACTCTTGTAGCCATCAGAGTTCATCAGTTCGTTGTATGTCGGTGGTGGAGGTAGCACACTTAATTCTCTTATTTGTCTTTCTCTACTCTCAAGTTCTCTTACTCTATTTTCAAGTTGTTGTATCTTAGTTTTCATTTCTGTTTCATGACCTGCTCCACCATTACCTGAAGCCTGTGGTGTGCTTGCAGCAGGAGTGGCAGTGGCAGCAGGGGCCGCAGCGGGACGATTATTGGCCGGAGTCGCTGTTGTTCTTCGTGGGTCTTCTTTTATTTGTTCAAGCACACTATGCACGGGACAGTTACTTAGCAACAGGTATACAAACGAAAACACGTGTATGACCACTAATCCTATAGCTAAGCCTTTGTACATTTCGCCGTGTACTCCTTCAATATCATAGTAACAGTTATTTTTTACTCTGGAAGTGACGTTTGCGTTATCATGGTTCTCTTCTATTCCGCAGTTTACTCCACCTAGTCCTGTAAGTATTGAGCCAGGAATACACCACAACATTCCCACCCGGCAGGACCATGGCCAGATATGTTTCTGAAATTCAAGATGTTACTATATGAATAAGCGTTCATCAAAAATTACATTATTCACTttataaaaagtaattaattCCATACTTCTTTTTCATACGCATGCACATCATATTTGTTCATAATTGCAAAAGATCATGGATGACaataaattggagctaaaatatAAGGTAATTTTGGTGTTAAGAAATATATGATAGTCTACAAGATATTCACATGTCTAAATGTGTCTTTTGCATAAACAGGGGAAAAAACACCGAAATTTAGGAattaaacaaaacatagcttcgtAATATTCTACATAGGTCCATATATGTCAATTATATGGAATCAAGAAAAAGAGAGGTATAGGACATTCTTTCAACATAAATAGGACCGAGCTACTTAGGACTTGCGGTCTAAATACTACCATCCTGTAAAATGAACAAACtacaaataaagataaaaaggtagAGAAATCTTGAATTATAACAGATTAAATTACATaaagaatattttctttttttctatatcaTTACCTTAACATCTTAACATACTTTGATAGCTTTAAATCGCATTTTATCACTATTGTTTTACGTAAAATAATCAATAATGTGGACATTGTTTGTAATTAAAGACAGTACTATACAATCATATATATGaggattataataataatacgtACACCAAATGTTGTATTATTCAGTATTTCCAGTATATTCTTTCTGGTAACCCCTTTCTTTTGTACAGCTCTTACGACATACCATCTGGATATAAGGTTGACAAGAAGCTGTAAGATATTAATAATTTAATGGCAGGTTTATATTTCtcgtttcataaagatataagtGACATCAATCTGCAAACTGAAACAGGACACTGAATTTCGATAGGTAAAGATAATTATGCATGttgaatatcatttaaaactacACATTGTGTGCGATTACCCTGCCATATTACatgtgaaaaagaaatattttgtaggCAATACAGACATACAAACTGTATAAGATGTTATGTACAATTATAGATCTCTACATTGAAATAacgattattttcaaaattcaataatTTTCCTAATGTACCGATTGCGTCTTTTCAGGCATCTGCATAGAGGTTTCTATTAATTGATGTTTAAATGGTATATGATATGttcaaagacaaaacaaatatagtggctttgcgaccagcatggatccagatcagcctgcgcatccgcgcagtctggtcaggatccatgctgctcgctaacggtttctctaattgcaataggctttgaaagcgaacagtatggatgcgcaggctggtctggatccatgctggtcgaaaagccgctatgttggttttctcatggcgcggctcatttgattttcttaaaaatgcaTTCATAATGTTTCAGATATTTTCTGTATTCTATTTCCACTGAGATACTTACAATAGGTCCTAAAACAAAGCCAGTAAAAACGTACGGAAAGGGAAAACTACCCCCATCATCCATCCCTGCACTCAGGCTCGACAATGTTATACTGACACCCATAAAGACAAATATGAACAGCTGACAGAAAA of the Mercenaria mercenaria strain notata unplaced genomic scaffold, MADL_Memer_1 contig_4890, whole genome shotgun sequence genome contains:
- the LOC128554268 gene encoding uncharacterized protein LOC128554268, which translates into the protein MGVSITLSSLSAGMDDGGSFPFPYVFTGFVLGPILLVNLISRWYVVRAVQKKGVTRKNILEILNNTTFGKHIWPWSCRVGMLWCIPGSILTGLGGVNCGIEENHDNANVTSRVKNNCYYDIEGVHGEMYKGLAIGLVVIHVFSFVYLLLSNCPVHSVLEQIKEDPRRTTATPANNRPAAAPAATATPAASTPQASGNGGAGHETEMKTKIQQLENRVRELESRERQIRELSVLPPPPTYNELMNSDGYKSTGAHPDNTFS